AAAACCACAACGCATTAAAACAAATCTGCTACATACTGATAATAACTGTTTATTCTGATGCATCCATTTGACAAATCTCGACAACATATACAGTAGATATGTCCTTGACAAAATAAACAGGAGCTcatgtcagtttttcttttgtttttgcatgatGTGCAAGCCCTTTGAAAAGTTCTGGATGTCCCGACGACGTGGACACTTAGAAAGTCAGGAAGCACTCTGGATTGTTGCAGAAAGTGGAAGGATGGGGGGGACAAGCACACTGATGGacggagaaaaagaaaattattatatttactgAAATAACCAAGTCTGCATTTTCATGCCACATGGGCATCTTACAAGACCAGAACTTCTGGAGGCTTTGTGAAATAGCTTTTACATAATGCACTGTACCAGCAGTGAAGTGCAGTGTAATAATTTCtacataaatatgacaaaattggcttttttttaGCTTTGGTTTGCAACTGTATCTGCTTTGTATTATACACAAGTAATAAGGGAAGACACAAGGTTATAGAAAAGCCTCCAAATGACAAGCTATATTTTCTTATGTCTATCACACAACTAACTTCAACTACAATAGTAAGCAAAATGTATGACAAATAATAAAAGATTCCACATGAAACACTCAAGTTTGAGGTTTAATTACAAGGAAAAAGAGAACTCTGTCACATGTTTTTACCTGCCAGTGTAAACACAGACACATCAGTCTCGTGCCCTGGGTGGCTGGTAGTACTGCTGTGTGGGTCTTGTGCGTCGAGGCTGTCCATCTCCCCCGCGGCGAAACTCTAGTGAACTGTCATAGTAACCGTCATCTTCCTCCTGCCATTGTACATTTGATACGGTTGTGATGTTACTGTGAGTAATCAGAGAAGATGTCATTCCAATTTCCTCACCTTTTCTCACCTCACTTGAGTACAGCTTAATTAGATGCTTATGTTCCGTGTTAACCAACCCATTTTGGTGTTAATAATGCTGAATGATAAATGATAgtattgttttctcttttcttacCAAGACATCAGCAGCAACAGGTTTGATATTATGCAGGAGGACCTCTTCACAGTTTCCATAATCACTGAATACAACCACAGCCGTGGAGCCAGATGGATGCACAGCATCTATTCTGGCATGGTAGAacttcacacatacacagaggcagagagaaacaaagacaaatctTAGGatattttacacacacatttacacctgTAAAGACATGCATGTAACAAAGTCACTGTCAAAATGTTGACAGGATAAAGATGGGTCACCTATCACACCGATTATTTTATGACAATATTTAATGTCAACTGTCAAAGAAGCTCTCAGGCAAAATAGAAAAATTAACTAAATGCAACAACTTGCATTATCAACCATTGCTAGGTTACGAATCAAGGAATTACAAACCTTGCTGTCTTCCCAGTACAGCGCCAGGCACTGGTCTCCAGGTTTCCAGGCATGTTCAATGAGATGGCTTTTCTCTGGTCCTCGAGGACCTTGACCTTTGCCTTGTCCCGGCTTTCTCTTAGGTCCAGGGTTATTAGAAGTGTTTTTCTTGGGAAGCGGCTCCCTGTGGGGGGGACAGGATGAGTTTGGTGGCTTGATTGGCCCAGttcttttattttccatatCTCCATTCTGGAAATGAGAAGGATCTCCTGTCATTATTCCGGAACCGTGTGGTAACCCCACGTTTTGGGAAGTCCCTGAGCTTCCTCCCCTCAAGTTAAAGTTTGGTGGCCCGTTCTCCCTTTGTCGGTCAAAGTGATCCGAGTTTGACCGGTCATTCTTCCCCCTCCTCCTGCTGTTGTTGAGTTCTTCATTTCTGTCTGTACGTCTGTTATTTCCTCTTCCATCTGCTTCATTTCCTGCAGAATTACCGAGTTTAGAAGTGGGTATGTTATCTTTTACCACTTTCCTATGAGACGGTCCAGACATATTCCCACTGCCATCTCCGTTTCTGGATCGTTGCTGGTAAGATCCACTAAACTCCATCTGCTGCTGAGGTTCCTTTGAATGACTCAAAGTCGTCAtgaaggaagaaggaaaaatcTGTTCGTCTCGCATGTCTCTCCTGTCATTTTGCAATCTGTCTGATGTGCCTCGTGACCATCTCTCCTGGCCCTTCCACTGCTGGGTGGGAGCTGATGTTTGAGAGGTTGCAGAGTTTGGGAGTGGCTCCTGGCCAGGTTTGGGAAAATCTGTGTCCCTGTGAAAGCGAGGCGGCCTGTCATTCCTCTGTTGCCTGTGGTCATTATGCGAGGAGAACTTGGTTTGAGATGTGTCTTTGGTGTAATAGTCTGAGTGGgagaaattagtttttttctcatgCTGTCTCTGCGGTGCCTGGGCCTTTGGCTctgaggaaacaaaagaaaaaagatcagTGTAATGAAACACTATGGCAAAACAATGAGATTCACAAAAATAGGAATATTGGCATGTGCTAGTTGGGCTTTCTCACCAGTGCTGATTTCAGGCACTGAGAGAGCATGACTTGATTCCCCTTAGCTCATGGTAGCCATCTGTCTGAAACTAATCGTGACTCTGTTCATGCTGAAGTACTGTTATCAATTAGCACATTCTTACCAAAGAACTGCTTTTAAAAAAGGATGAAAATGTCAaccattttacaaaacattggatgttttttccattagaaagtcttttaaaaaaatgtgattcttcCTAAACCAAACCGAGCAGAAAGATGATTTCATGGTTGTGGACTTTAGAGAGGTGTCACagcaatttaaaatattaaacgATTCACCCACCATCAATTGAGAAAACTCCCATTTTAGATTCCAGAAAGTCAAACAGAGTGCTTGGTCCAGATGGCCTTCCCCCTgctccctcctcctcatcttcatttCTGGACCTGCCTCTTCCCCTTCCTCGGGCTGATGGGAACCCAAAAATCACAAAGACAAAAGTTAAGAAGTTTGCATGTGTCCACCTCCGAGCCGTGGGTGTCTACATCTAAAGTATGTAGCTCCATGTGTCCtggtgtgtgcatatgtgtgtgggtgtgtgttgaTTAAAAATCGGAAACCAAATGAATCCGATATTTTAATTTGGAGCAGTGTGAAAAGTACTTTGTACTAACTCCCTGATTGATCTGTGTACAAAGCAACAGCAAGAGCTATAAAAACAGTCTCTGTTCACAGTTGTTGCACCACAGGCTGAAATAAAAATCTTAGTAGTTCAGTGTGATTGGAAGAGTTTCAAGTTGCAGCAAGCTGATTTTCAGTCCTAACACAAAAGCCAAAAAAGTGACTAGAGGGAAAGTAGAATATCCATCTGAAACCTTGTGGTATGCTTGGGGAAGTAGTCGGCACAATAAAAATGGGCATGCAATTTTTGGTAAATGgactaaaacaagcaaaactgcCGCTGCGGACCTTTAACTAGGCTGTTGGTGATTTTCGCTGCATTTAAAGGACCTCCACATCACTGCCCCAATCTCACTCTTACTCTGTAGACACATCAAGTGTTACTGGGCCGAAGCAGGCACAAggcatgtctgtgtttgtgtgagtaaAAACCTCTGGGTTGCAGCTTGTTAGATTCAGCTACCACCGGGCCAGGTCTGCTACCAGAGGAGCCAGTCAGTAGGCTGTTTAGTGCCACTTCAAGGTTGTTATTATTATCCATCAGAGCCTGTCGAGCGGCCTCCCTGTTAAAGCCCATTTCCATGATGTCTCTCAGAGCACGTTCATCCACCTACCCGCCGGACGTCATGaaagacagaacaaaaaaaaacaactaaaaatatatattttatggaGAAAAGGgtacaggaagaggaggaaattGCATGTGCACATAATGTCTATAACAAGGTAAAACAAGGTAATTTTTGAAACTCAGATAAGGTTCAGCACAACAGAGAAAGGTGGACTGGATGGACAGTGAAGAAGGGGAATTAAGTCCACCACACACCTTTCTTTTTAGGTTTGTTTTACCTTGGATCGGTGTGCATTTTAGTCTCAAATCATCATTAAAATGTGATGAACAAGCTTAATACTGCAATATCCTGTTCCATCCATTTTTATGTGTTCAGTCCAAAGCTGGGTGATTTCAGCCTAGAAACTGGCAGGTCACAACACAAAGCAAGACAAATGGATTGCTACTTGATTGGAAAACCTGACCAGGCCTCcaattcatttacatttttacaatatCATAATCGATGCCTCATTCAGTCTCTGAACCATGAAATAAGACTTCAGTCCAGACcaaaaaagaacacagaacAAGTTCCAACTTTTAAATTGCTTAGTTACAGTGTATGGAGGTTTTGGTGATTTGAGGTAAAACCATTATCTCAAtacaggcatttttttttttttttacaggtttgGACCATGCTGGTCGTCTCACCAGCTCTCTGTAGTTTCCATCTTGTCTGCTTTCTGCTCTTTCTGCCCTGTCGTCTCGTCTCCTCTGCTGGTATGAGTCTCGGCTCCGGGAGGAGGAAGCAGAATTGGATAAATTACTGCCTGCATTTCCTCCACCGCCAAATGTGCGGGGGCCCTGACaagaaatgaacagaaaaacacattaggATCAATACAgctgcagggggaaaaaaaaaacaagacctaGAACTTTGTAGTTGACAAAATAATTatgattttttaatttgaaGAGTTACTGAACTGTCAAAGGCAATTAAGGTTAAGGTGAATGCCAATAAGGggcatgtatttttaaatggagGACAAATTTAGTAGCTTGTGCAAAAATTATGATGGATGGGAGAACCAGCAAATTTGGCATAAACTGTAACTAAAAATCAAATATCAAACAATGGAAGGTGAAGAGTAGGGTGGAAAATTCTAAGCTAGTTAAGGATATTATTGGAATTTGTTGCCTAAGACTAAAATAATAGaatataatgtaatatattGTGAGATGATGTTTAGAAAtacaaataacaaaataatgCAATACATATGTGAAACAATTACGCACACTGGAGttaagacacaaaaaaagacatataCTGTACATATTATAAGATGTACATACCTCTTTGGTCTTGGCCACCTCAGCAATAGCTGCTGTCCGCTGCTTTTCAAATTCATCATTCTCATCAATGCTTTTGGCCACAACGTGAGTCTGGAGGGTCTTCCTCTGGTCTAGTTCTCTGCTGTCAACTTCATCTTTCCGTGCACACTTCTACGTGGAGAGTAAAAACACATCCTCCTCAGTCATGTATCGTTGCTTAAGAAAAGAATCATTGCCCTCGacaatttccacattttggggATTTACACAACTATAATGAATTCGTCTGCAGTGTTTCAGGGTTATTATAAGACTGTTGTTGTAGTACCCAATAGCAACACAAATCCTAAAGCTGCCTCCCAGCTCACAGCTACTGTTTTGAAGCTTAACTGTGAACGAATCATACTGAATTTCGAAAGCATCAATAGTGACTCGGTAGGACTGAGATGGAAACGTTAGTTTTTCTGCAGCTGTAGGAAGTGATGATTCAACCAGGGAAGTGAGCTACTGACTGGAGCAGTGACCTTTGCAACAAAAAGAGTCTGAACCTGCTCAAAAGCAAAGACTAAACTGATGACCTTTTTGGCATCAAGAGGATTTGGGGTGGAATGACAACAGGAGTGTTGTGCAAAAGAGGAAGTTGTTACCAACAAAGCAGCTTTGACGTGTCAAAAGTATGGGGTATTAAGAGCTTATTCTAATTATTTCTAGTCATATCAAGCCATAAATGATAGTATGGGCTACATTTACCCAGGTTTTAAGATCAATCTCACCCAGAATCCTGGTGCTATTCAAATTCAAAGGTGGATAAAGCTTTGAAAAGGGGGGTTTAAGAAAATCTCAATAGCAGTGTCTCTTTCTAGAGATAAtgttcaagttattctgaataCTTCACAGACCTCGCTGTTGACAGTTCACTGTTTTTACATTCAGTAGAAAACTGTTTCTGAGGATAAACTTCCATGAGCACTGTAGATTAGCCAGGCTAACCAAGGCATTACAATGCAAAAGGATTCTGGGAGGGCAAGCAGATAAAAACCTAATCTATCTGCATAGATATTATTAAGATTCTGCTGAATAATATTGCAAATTTGCACTTTTATTCCCAGGCTttgaaacaaaccaaacaaaattATTAGATTGTCTGATGTAAGGTAAAACAAGTGCTCAGGAGAAATGACGCATCCAGTGAAAACACTCCACGACTCACTTTAAAACCATTCCTgttgtaaagcatggtggtgccaACTCCATACTGTGAGAATCCTGAGTAGCAGGAACTGGGAAAAGTagaactgactgactgacagaacATAGAGCCAAGGAAAATGAAGCCACGGATATGCTTCACAGTGCCAATTACCTTGGAACTGAGTAATATATAACAACCCAAAGCAGACTTATTCAACACTAAGTCCTCGAGTGACCCAGCGTTAAAATTACAGCTGCACTGAAAATCTAGAGAATGTTTAATGATAATTCCCAAATGCTCTTCATCCAACTTTGCAAAGCTTGAGCAAATCTGGAATGAAGAGTGGGTGAAAATCCCCAAATCCAACTGTCAAGTTGATATGGATGCATCAAACTCTGAAGCTGTGATCCTTACCAACAGAGTTTTGACTCAAAATGAGTagcttttaaatgtgaaaaaaaaaatctgaaggcACTGGGAATTGAGAAGAGTTATTCTTTTCAAATGTATTCCTGTATACAGATTCCAATTGTTTGACAAGGGGATGGAAGTAGATGCTACACCTTCAATGCCTGCTTATCATCTTTGATATAACCTTTTAGATCAAATATCAGGAGCTTGATATTTGAATATATAAGCCACCGTTACACCACATGTTGTAGGAAGGAGAACGATTGTAATAATTCGATAGAATGCACCATGTGCAGGAAAATAACAAAGTAGAATTAAAAAGCAGTCAAgcattttaaagattaaaacaCAGTTGTTCAGAAAGTTCAGACAGAACATTGCCAAGAAAGGGACACTCTCTTAACCAGACCTGAGGCTCAGCCCCTCACATACATTTATGAGGTTATTGTTATTCAGCAGTACCTGACTGTCACGAAATGACTGCTGGAATCTAATTTCATAAACATTTCCTGACTCTATTATTTTTCTGAGTTACTTTACAATCTTGTTTCCAGCTTGGTATTTTTATTCCAAGTGCTTAAATCACAGCCAACTACTTGACAACTTTTGATTAGAAGAGTACACTGTTtataattaacttttttttttccgtaCCTGACCAAATGGCAAAAAGGGAGGAGGTCCACCTTCTGCTCCAATGTTACTCCTGCTGTGTTTGGCCAGACTCTGCAGGTTGAAGGATAATGGGGGCTCACTCttaaaaactgagacaaaatatATTCCAAGCAAGACTAATGACAGACAGACCACTGGTGGCCTTTATTACAGATTTAAAATGATCACGAAAATAtgaattctgtattttttttgagCCAAAGTAGCTGACCCATCATTAACATATCGATCCTCACCCTTTGTAGTTCCCATTTCTCCACCATGTGTTCAACCTCTCCTCCAAGGACAGAGATTTTTGAGTCATCAAGCAGCAAAAGACCATTTTTAACCTGGACTGTACCAAGGAGCTTTACCTTTGTTCCAGGGGGGGTATTAAGACTgaaaagacaaacaataaacaactaTAAATATAAGTGTGAAATGGAGCttcacatatttattttaaaaccagTGTTTAATATGACACACATTCAGGGGGCTTAACACATTATAACTGCATATACCAGACTCCACACCCTATTGCCTTACCCATACCACTTTATAAATGACATGGAGCAGTGCCAGCGGAGGGGTGGGAAGGCTAGGAGAGACTATTAATAATCCCAGCTGCTCACCCATCCTCATGGTAAATTAAAAGCCCCTCTATCTCATCAGGCCTGATAAGGCCTCTGCCTCTCTCATTAGGAAAGCACAGGGACTTAGAGGGATTTCCAGCTACTGATGCCGGATGCCAAAGCAACAATTAGAGATTTCACTCCAAACCACTGGGATAGATGGTGTTCTCATGATAGCAGCAAATGTAGAAATGAGGCACAAGCTATCCTTGACTCAGTCACATACAAGAACATATATTCAATCCTACAAGCACACTATTCATCCTCAGTGTTGCTCTGTAATGTTTAATTGCCATGTCCCTATACTACAtcactttctcacacacactaaACAGTCCTATAATCTATCTCATCCTTCTTTGCCACTCACTTATGTCCTCACGCACGCTGAAGCGGACACTTTCATAAGAAACACTAACCACCGCTGTTGGTAGCCAGCATGTGTGTGCCGCTCATAAAGAGGGgatttgttctgttctctcCTCTCTTCCCATCAGGAAGTCAAGGCCCACATTCTGGCCACTCCACCTGTACGCACTGGCTAGTCACCATGGCAGCAGTCACCAAGGCCACCGTTGCTTGGATGGAGATGTAATTAAGGCTGGGAATTGTTAGATCAGCTGCCACCATGTGGAAATTGCAGATAAAGGGAAAAATCATGCATGTGGTGGGGTAAGAGTGTTGACAAGCTGAGAAAGGAGGAGGCTGTGTGCAGAATCTTATACATTAGCTTTGAATATATATCAAAGTATCTAAATACAACCTCTCTTTTATCTATGTAACtaagaaaaatacagttttttacaaatacaacattttaaaataagccCTCTTTAGATCAGTGATACTTACCAGACAATTTCACTACACTACAAGCCTTGTATTTGTGCAAAACCTGCCATAGTCCTAAATGCAACAAAACTGTTTCATACCTGATTTTAGACAGATGTTTATACTCCAATCCAACACAGGTGGTATGGCCATCTGTCATTTGTAGGCGCAGCATTCGCGGCGCACCCTGGGACTCCTCGTGGTCTTTAGGAGCTGAGATGTTTCGCACCTTCTGCACCTGGAGAACACATGGCCCCTCCAACTGGCCATgtgaaaaagacaacaaaatactATAGCTTGAAAGGCAAATCTGCAAAATGCAAGGCAGGATTGTAACAGCAAAACAAAGGTATTAAGTCCAGGAGCTGCAATATAGATTGAGGGTTAtaccaaaacatttttaaggCACACAAAGAATAACTCGTGGCCTTTAGTGTTCTTATGTTGGCAAAGGTTTATTTATTCTTCCAGACTGCTTCATGACTGACCTTTAGATTTAAAGTGGATATTTTGTTTAAAAGCCCTTATATAAGAGCTATCCACATAAATAATTGTTATAATTTGTGTGAAAAAGAATGAGTAAATGCTACCAACATACTGTACAATACTGCAATGTTCTGTGTGGAGCTGCTTTAGATGCTAAAATGGCATTCTGTTGGACATGGTATATAAACACTGTAATGCACAAGCCAGAGTGTATTGCCTGGGTAACATGCGTCATTTCATATTTTGAGCCTGAAAGGAACAGGAGGTAAGGACACattaaattacatgttttaatttctatgacttttttttttttttgtctttctctatTTGCTCAACGCCAGTTTCACAGGCTCAGCGGCAGTTATTTGATTTTGCTTTGACAGTGTGTTAGGGACATCTAGTGGCATTCATGGAAACTGCACTACAGACGTTATCTTGAATCTGCACTCCAGTGACTTTGAGCTGTAAAGAAACTGTGACTGTACCGCATCATTTCCCATCGACTTTCATAAACTGCATACATTACAATGACTGTGAAAATCTTTGTGCGACTCACCTTCTCAGTTCTTCCACTATTGACATCAGATGGCAGAAACTTTCTCCCAATAGGCCTCAGATCACTCTGCAAAATACGCATGTCTTAATTAGAAAATGATAACCAATGACGTTTCAATCAtaataaaactgaactaaaaatgaaacaatctgCCTAAATCCAAAATTAGGGTCTTTCTCTTGCACAGAAATAGACATCATGTAATTATTCCTGTGCACTATAATGCAAATCTGCTGTAGTTGCAGTGCCACACAGTACATATATAGCATAATTTTGATATATAAGGCTTGAGTATGCTATAATTAAACCTACATTTCTATTCATGCTAATATTTAACACGGTCATACAATTTCAGACAATtttatttcatgattttatATTCCCTCGTAGGCAACATAAATCATGATCAATTCTTCCAGCAACTGGCTCCAAATATATTTTGTAATTAGCTTTAATTCACTGATTTTAAAGTCCCACAACAAAGTTACTACACTCTGCAGATATGCAGTAATATGCCAGTAGATCTTTCTGGTGGCACTCCAGTCCAAACCTTAAAAGCGACTACTGTTTGTTCTGCGCTCATCTGCTACTGTCGGTCATATcaacatataaaaaaatcattgtCTTTTCAAGTGCCAGGAGGAAAAACTCTTCTAATTATGTAACTGCTTATGGTTCCTTTAAACATGTATTTAAAGGACACAGCAAAGTGAGCAAACCCATGTGCAATATTACTTAAATGTTTAATGACTCAAAGCTGAGTCCTATTACAGCATGTGCATTATTTCTAGCTTAAACAGTTGGAAATACGCTcatatgtaaaattaaaaaatagcatgcacattttctaaatttaaaacACACGTAATACTGGAGGAACAGCCAAAGTCAGCAGACctttcatttctgatcttcaaagctttttttaaatagttttcatGACCAGCAATATTTTTGATGGCAGAGTCGTCCTCTACATGTGATACACAGAATCTGGAGAAATGTTTTGCCATTTcagagacaattttttgttcttttaggTTTACATAGGGCAACAAACTTGACCAGgtacagatatttacttttgtGTTCTGTCGCAACTCTTTGGATAGTGTATCTTTGTATTGTTGTTGTGCTGGAATATTTCTGCCAAACTTCAGGAGACTGGAAATCATCTTGTTAGCAAGTATTCTGGTACATCTACAGGCATTCACAATGTCATCTAAAAAATGTTATCTCATTCATTCTGTCCTACGgcatacccccccccccccccaccccaaccTATTTCACTATTGTTACGAATAACATTTTTCTTGACTTGACAAAAGAATGCATTCTCAGTATTTATCAGGCTTATTTTCATGTTCTTTAGAGAAGTCTTATCTTGCCATGTTGATGTTACTTTAGAGTTAATATTTTATGATGATAAGCAGGTGTAGAGTAATCTTTTCAATAGAGCTGTGGCTATTGAAGATAGAGTCTTTGCTAGAGTCTGCTAATAGTAGGCCATAGACAATGTGGGAACGTAACctagtacatttactcaagtattgATACAGTATTGAGTTACTTGTACTTATACTTG
This genomic interval from Acanthochromis polyacanthus isolate Apoly-LR-REF ecotype Palm Island chromosome 2, KAUST_Apoly_ChrSc, whole genome shotgun sequence contains the following:
- the tdrd3 gene encoding tudor domain-containing protein 3 isoform X1, whose product is MADLTDSLTKEGWYLTDEGIAELKGSAEKITYSDIIRIALDSDLRPIGRKFLPSDVNSGRTEKLEGPCVLQVQKVRNISAPKDHEESQGAPRMLRLQMTDGHTTCVGLEYKHLSKISLNTPPGTKVKLLGTVQVKNGLLLLDDSKISVLGGEVEHMVEKWELQRSLAKHSRSNIGAEGGPPPFLPFGQKCARKDEVDSRELDQRKTLQTHVVAKSIDENDEFEKQRTAAIAEVAKTKEGPRTFGGGGNAGSNLSNSASSSRSRDSYQQRRRDDRAERAESRQDGNYRELVDERALRDIMEMGFNREAARQALMDNNNNLEVALNSLLTGSSGSRPGPVVAESNKLQPRARGRGRGRSRNEDEEEGAGGRPSGPSTLFDFLESKMGVFSIDEPKAQAPQRQHEKKTNFSHSDYYTKDTSQTKFSSHNDHRQQRNDRPPRFHRDTDFPKPGQEPLPNSATSQTSAPTQQWKGQERWSRGTSDRLQNDRRDMRDEQIFPSSFMTTLSHSKEPQQQMEFSGSYQQRSRNGDGSGNMSGPSHRKVVKDNIPTSKLGNSAGNEADGRGNNRRTDRNEELNNSRRRGKNDRSNSDHFDRQRENGPPNFNLRGGSSGTSQNVGLPHGSGIMTGDPSHFQNGDMENKRTGPIKPPNSSCPPHREPLPKKNTSNNPGPKRKPGQGKGQGPRGPEKSHLIEHAWKPGDQCLALYWEDSKFYHARIDAVHPSGSTAVVVFSDYGNCEEVLLHNIKPVAADVLEEDDGYYDSSLEFRRGGDGQPRRTRPTQQYYQPPRARD
- the tdrd3 gene encoding tudor domain-containing protein 3 isoform X2, translated to MADLTDSLTKEGWYLTDEGIAELKGSAEKITYSDIIRIALDSDLRPIGRKFLPSDVNSGRTEKLEGPCVLQVQKVRNISAPKDHEESQGAPRMLRLQMTDGHTTCVGLEYKHLSKISLNTPPGTKVKLLGTVQVKNGLLLLDDSKISVLGGEVEHMVEKWELQRSLAKHSRSNIGAEGGPPPFLPFGQKCARKDEVDSRELDQRKTLQTHVVAKSIDENDEFEKQRTAAIAEVAKTKEGPRTFGGGGNAGSNLSNSASSSRSRDSYQQRRRDDRAERAESRQDGNYRELVDERALRDIMEMGFNREAARQALMDNNNNLEVALNSLLTGSSGSRPGPVVAESNKLQPRARGRGRGRSRNEDEEEGAGGRPSGPSTLFDFLESKMGVFSIDEPKAQAPQRQHEKKTNFSHSDYYTKDTSQTKFSSHNDHRQQRNDRPPRFHRDTDFPKPGQEPLPNSATSQTSAPTQQWKGQERWSRGTSDRLQNDRRDMRDEQIFPSSFMTTLSHSKEPQQQMEFSGSYQQRSRNGDGSGNMSGPSHRKVVKDNIPTSKLGNSAGNEADGRGNNRRTDRNEELNNSRRRGKNDRSNSDHFDRQRENGPPNFNLRGGSSGTSQNVGLPHGSGIMTGDPSHFQNGDMENKRTGPIKPPNSSCPPHREPLPKKNTSNNPGPKRKPGQGKGQGPRGPEKSHLIEHAWKPGDQCLALYWEDSKFYHARIDAVHPSGSTAVVVFSDYGNCEEVLLHNIKPVAADVL